DNA from Armatimonadota bacterium:
TGGAGGACATCGTGGAAAGCTGCGCCATCGTGCGCGGGGTGTTCCGGCAAGCGCTCACCGACATGCCCGACATGCGCCTCGACCCGCGGGTGGTGGCGCGCAAAGAGGAACTGGTGGCGGAGGCGAACCTGCTTCTGGACGCACTGCGCGAACTGCCGTCCTGTGCCGATCCGTTGTGTGACCCGGCGACCCTCGCCCATGCCATCAAACTGGGCTACCTGGACGCTCCGCACCTGTGCGGGAACCCGTGGGCGGCGGGGCAATTGGCAACCGCGCCGGTGGAGGGGGCGATTCGGGCCGTTGACCTCGACACAGGCCAGGTCCTGTCCGAGCGGGAGCGCCTGCAACGCCTGAGAGCCGCCCACCCAGACTGACGGGAACGGAGAGAGGCATGGAGTCGCTGATCCGCAACAGCACTGCTTCGGCTCCGCCGGACGCAGTAGCGCCCGATGCGGATCAGACGATGTTCTTTGCTGTTCCGAAGCGACGCTTGCGGATATCCTCGGGCCGCCAGTCCACTGCGGCGAAGTCCCGGAACATTCCCAGGTTCAGGAGGGTGTTCGCGGGGATGTTCTCGCGGGCGGTGGCGCCCACAATGTAGTGGAGCATCCACGGATGGAGGGATCCCGGCACCGACTCGCGTTTCACCGCGAGGTGCTCCCGTGTGACCAACTCGCCCGCCGCGATGGCCCTCGCCGAGACTACGCTCTTGCGCCGCGCCAGCGCTCCGGCGGGCATCTTCCCGTCGCTGTTCACCACCACGGAGTTCACGCCTTCACCCAGCGCCTCTTCCACCTGCCGCACCTTGCGGACCATGTCCCGCACGCTCTCAACATCCACGGAGATCGACGCATCCGGGGTGTCCGGGTTTTCGTCCACGTTGAGGTGCTTGCTGATGAGCACCGGGTCCATCGCCGCCACCGCGTAGATGAGATGCTTGCTGGTGGTGTGCTCCACGCAACCCACCACAGCCCCAATGCGGTCGAATGCCGCCCGGTAGGTGTTGATGACCCGCAGATTCGCGCAAGCATACGCCTCATCCGTATCGCCGGATTCCAGGGTGGAATGCAGGACAATGGGCCCCTGCGCGCCGGCCTGCTGCAGCCGGTTCACGGCCGCCTCGGCCTCCCCGAGAGAGGCCCCGATGTCGTGAAACGTCACGGGCAGCCCGGTCTTCCCCGCCAAGTCCAGCATGATCGGGTTCTGCATGTCATCCGAGTTCAGGTTCAGCATCGGCGTGCCCAGCGAGACGGCAAGCTCCAGGCTCACCGGGTCCAGCGGCGTGTGGTACAGGATAATCCCCAAGTCCACCGCGAGGCGGTGCATATCCTCCCACTCGCCCCGCTGGAGAGACAGCTTCTTGTACAGGTCGTATCGCTCCGTGCCTGGTACGCCGTCCCAGTAGAACTCCTCGGGATCCCACAGGAAGGTGTCCACGCCGTCGCATCCAGCCTCCGCCGCAGCACGCAGGAGCAATTCCATCTTCTCCGCACTGCCCAGATGCGAGCAGCCGACCTCCGCGGTCAAGAAAATCGATTCCCCGTATCCGATGCGCCTGTCGCGCACCTCGATGGTCGTCGCTTTCATTCCGTCGCTCCTGACTTTGCCCCCGGATTGCCACGGTCCAGGCGCACGGATGCCCGGCGCCTGAGGTGGCTTTCCGCCGCGAGCGCAGCGGTCGCCCCCTCCGCCGCCGCGACCACCATCTGGCGCACCTGTTTGCTGCGCACGTCACCGGCCGCGTACACGCCCGACACTGCGGTCCGGCACAGGTCGTCCGTGATGATGAACCCCTTGGCGTCCGTCTCGAGGGCGTCCATCAGGAACTCTGTCGCGGGCGCGGCGCCGCGCAGATAAAGGAAGATTCCCGACGCTTCGAGCACATGCTCGTTCTGGTCCCCAGTGAACCGTGCGCCGATGACCTGGTCGTCATCGCCGAGGATTTCCTGGATCTTCATCCCACAGCGCACTGATATGTTTTCGGCGGACTCCAGGGCAGCGAGCAGTTCCGGGTCCACGCGAACCTCGGGCATTCCGGTCACGAGGTGCACCGAACTGGCGATAGTTGACATGTTCAGCGCCTCTTCCACCGCCTGGTCGTCGTCTCCAACCACCAGCACATTCTCGCCGCTGTAGAATGGCCCGTCGCACGCGGTGCAGTAGCAGACCCCGCGCCCCTGGTACTCTTCCTCGCCCGGTAGCCTGCCAGCGGGAGCCATGGCGCCGGTGGCCACGATCACCTCGTGTGCGGCAAGGACTTCGCGCCCGGCGTACACGAGCTTCACTTCGCCGCTGAAGTCCACGCCGGCCACAGACGCGATGACGTGGCGGGCACCGGCGGCAACGGCCTGGCGGCGAATCAGCTCAACGAGGTCGCGTCCCTGGATCGGCTCCGCCTGTCCCGGAAAGTTGGCCACGACAGGCGCCTGGGCAGCCATCCCCGACAGCTCGGTGGGGCTGACCACCACCGTGTTCAACCCCGCGCGGGAGGCGTAGAGGGCCGCGGTCAGCCCGGCGGGCCCGGCGCCAATGACGCACAGGTCGCAGTTCGCTTCAGTCTCGGCCATCGCTCATCACCGTCCCTTGAGCGTCATTCCCAGGTCAGGATTACCTTCCCCGCAGTCTGGTCGATCATCCCGTCATACGCCGCCTGCGCCTGTTCGGGTGGGTAGATGCCAGTGATCAGCCGGTCCACATCCAGCCCGCTCTGGTACATGCAGAGCATGTCGTCATACCACGCCGGGTGCGCCACCCAGTTGCCCATCATTCGCATATTGCGCTTGATGATGAGCCTCTGCGGGTCGATGCTCTGCTTCCCGTGACCCACGCAGACGATGATCCCCTCGGGCTTCGTGGCATCCATCGCCACGTCAAGAGTGTCTTGCCTGCCCGCGCACTCGTAGACCTTGTCCGGGCCCCACCCGTCGGTCATGTCCTTGAGCAGGCCCACCATGTCATCCGTCGCGGCCGGATCGATGGTCTGCCAGGCGCCCATCTTCATGGCAAGATCCCTCCGAGCCTTGCTGGGCTCGACCGCAATCACCTTCGCCCCCAGGAAAGCCTGCACGAGTACCATACCCAGACCCACCGGGCCGCAGCCGAACACGCAGGTGATGTCTCCGGGCTCGAGACCAGAACGCATCGTGGCCCCGTAGGGCACCCCGAGACCGTCCCCGCAGAGCAAGACCGCTACCGGATTGCTCACGTCATCATCCAGTTTCACCATGCTCGCGGCCTTGGAGACACAGTACTCCGCGTGGGTGGAGCTGGGCGTGCCCACCTCGCTGCAGAAAGTGTCCTTGCCGATCCGGCACCATCGGCACTTGCCGCAGCCCTGGAGAGTGAACACGCCGACGCGGTCCCCCTCTTCCCACTGTGCGTGGCCGTTGGGGTCGGCAATGATCCCCGCCACCTCATGTCCCGCGTTCATTTCCATGCCCTTCTCCCCGCGCACTGCGCCCATCTCGCTGCCGCAGACCCCGCTGGCTGTGACCTTGACCAGCACTTGATTCTCGTTGGGAACGGGCACCGGGTACTCATCGATTTGCACTTTTCCGTTGCCCAGTATGTGTAGCGCGCGCATGGCTGACTGCTCCTTTACTGATGAAAGGCCATACGGCCCGAAGTCCGGCACCTGGGCAATTCCGCACTGTGGCCCAGACTCCTCCCGTCGAGCAACCGGAAGGAACCGTTTGTGCACCCCCCCGCTAGCCCTCTATCTATCCCCGGGTAATCTGCGCCCCTGCACGGTTGTGAGAGATCGGGGCGTGTCATTCGGATAGCGTCACGTGGAGGGGTATCGATGGTCGGTTTCCCCAGGGACATCGAGAGCCTCCTTGGCGCCCATTACCCGGGCTTGTCCACAGCGCAACGGCCCTAAGCCTGCCCAGGACATCACTCCTCGATGACCACTACGCTGTGGATATGAACCTGATCCAGGGTCACCGTCAGCACTCCGTCCGCCCAGGACCACTCGAATCGGTCGCCCGCAGGCACCACCGTCACCGACTTTGGTTCCTGCGCCAACTTCACCCGCAGACCCACATCCGGCACCGGCGGCAGGTAGTCGACAATCACCCGGCGGGGCATGAGCATTTCCCCCGCTCCCCGGTTCAGCAGGTTCGCCACGATCTGCCCCGGCCGTCTCCTCAGGACCAGCTCAACCTGCGCGGGCGCATCGATCTCCGCCGCCCAGTCGATCCCCAGGTCCGAGACGATATTGGCGATGAAATCCCGCAGCCACGGGTAATGACCGGCAAAGTAGTTGCGGAAGATCGGGCCGTGGATTGCGGTGATGGTCCCCTTGCCCACGCTCCTGCGGGTGACGATCACTGCATCCGTGGTATCCTTCGCCGGTTCCTCGTTCGCCAGCTTGTACGCCACCGCAACAGTATCCGCCCCGGGCTCAACCGCCTGCCAGTCTCCGTAGACGCCCACCGTGCGACCGTTCACTTCCAAGTAGCACGGGCCGGTGTCGGGGTCGAGGTTGGCCGGTTCGCCGACTTCCCGCGGCGTGCACCCCACCAGCCCCGGCGTCTCACGGCTCAGATGCCCGCCGGACAGAATGACATGCCCTCCGCTTTCTGCAAAGGCTTCCAGGAAGGCGACCATCTGGGCGCTCAGGCCGTCCTGCTCGGGCGCAACGAGAAGCCTGTAGTCACAACCGCGCTCCAGTGCGATCTCTTCGGTGAGGATATCGGTAGACCGCCCGGTCTCCAGCAGCGCCTGCAGGCTGCCCTCAATCGGGTCCACGGCAGCCGCGTAGTTGAACAGCGGAGCATTGTGGCGGTAGTAGGTGTCCGCGAGGTGCAGGATTGCGGCTTGTGGGAGGGTCTGTGTCTTGAAGGCCGCTGCCTGACGTTCACGGCAGAATTGGGCGACTTCGGCGAGGATCTCATGCCTCCAGCCAACCAGCCAGCCGGAGCGCTCCGGCTTCTCGTAGAGCATCACCGCGCCGCCAAGAGCCACAACTTCGGCCACCTCCTGCTTCAGATGCTCCGCAGTCTTCACAGTCCACGGCTGCTCCCCCCGCATCTCGCCGGCCTTGCAGAAGTCCCAAGCCATGAGGTCCCAGGTGATCCCTCGCGCGTCGAGAATGCGGCCTTCGAGCGCCGCCCGGTCCGCTCCCCAGATCCAGGTGTAGTCGCCGCTCAGGTAGTCCACGGGGGCCCTCACAGGATCCGGCTGCCGGATGGTGTACATCCAGTTGCTGCAGACACAGCAGTCCGGCTTCACTGAGTGGCAAGCATCGGCATATTCGGTGACATGCTCCACGAACAGATCGCGGTGGAAGCGCAGCCAGTCGTCCCAGTTGGCCTGCCCCGGCTCACGGGGGATCTCGGTGATCCCGGTTCGTCTGGAAAACTCCTGGATGCAATCGTCGCAGTAGCACGGCGCCGACGCCCAGTTTTCACCGTCTACCCAGAAACCATCCACATCGTACTTCTCGATCAGTTCCAGCATCTGCGGTATCATCAACTCGCGCCGATAGCCGCTGAGCGGGCACGTATTGTTGGGATCGCGACTGCCATCGGCGTTCACGCGCCCCCACTCAGGGTGCAACTCGATTGCACGGGTGTCCCAAACCCCCGAATAGTGCATGCCAAGGCGGATCCCCAGCTTGCGAGTGACGTCGCGATGGATGCGCAGCGCGTCTTTCACCACACCGGGCGATGTTGAGCCGACCTCGGTGGGCCAACTCGTCCAGCCCGCATGGCCCTTGCAGTCACATTGAATCCAGTCCGGACCCACCCGGCGCAGGCGCTCCTCCAGATGTTCCGGGGTGAGTTCCGCGCCGAGATTGGTGTCCGTCTCCCGTGCGTGCAGGTCGTAATGGATGCCGTAGAACACGTCCTCATGCCAGTTTCGCTTTCGCTCACTCACGGAAATGGCCTCCGTTGACGGCGGATGATCGGGATGCGGTCAGGAAGTTCGCTGGTCTCGGCAACGGGACCTTCGCGTGGCCCCAGACCCCGCTGAATCGCCGATTCGCGCTTGCTTTCGGGGGGCAATTGTGGTATATGTATCGCTCGCCCAAGGACGAATGCCCTCTACGCATGTCGTCGGCGGAGTGACGCCGGCGACGTCGTGTCTTGCGTGGGCCAGATAAACTACCGACACCGGAGATTCTTGATGCCACAGCTACCGTCCATGAGGAAGAGACTCCGCCAGGCGCAGGTCCGCACTGAGCGCAACCGTGCGAAAAAGAAAGCCATGCGCCTTGCCATCCGCAAGGTTCTCGATGCCGCCCGTGCGAACGACGCGGATGCCCTGGCTGCTGCGATCCCCGCAGCCCAGAAAGCCATCGACAAGTGCGCGAAAGTCAACGCGATCCACAAGAACATGGCTGCCCGCCGCAAGTCCCGGATGATGAAGCGCGTCGCCTCCCTAATGTCTTCCGGGTAGCAGTCATTCTGACAGCGGTCCACGCAACCCACCGCCGACACGACACGCCGGCGCCCTTGTTTCGAGGCGCCGGCGTTTGCTCTTGCCCGTCTCGGATCGGCTTACAGACCGCTTGAGGGGTCTGTGGTCAGAAGCAGTCCACCGATGACCCCGGCCCCGGGAAGCTCCCCAATCTCCACTCTGATTTCGCCCGTGGGCAGTTGCACCGGGCCAACATTGACCCACGTGGCCTCCGCAGACGTCGCGGGCCTCGTGACCGGATCCCGGCTGATACGCACGGGCGGGATTTCACCCGGCCCCAGCATCTTCACCCACACGCAATATGTGCCCGCATCCGAGACCTCCACGTTCCACCCGGCAGTTCCGGGGCCCTGGAGTGC
Protein-coding regions in this window:
- a CDS encoding N-acetylneuraminate synthase family protein, which encodes MKATTIEVRDRRIGYGESIFLTAEVGCSHLGSAEKMELLLRAAAEAGCDGVDTFLWDPEEFYWDGVPGTERYDLYKKLSLQRGEWEDMHRLAVDLGIILYHTPLDPVSLELAVSLGTPMLNLNSDDMQNPIMLDLAGKTGLPVTFHDIGASLGEAEAAVNRLQQAGAQGPIVLHSTLESGDTDEAYACANLRVINTYRAAFDRIGAVVGCVEHTTSKHLIYAVAAMDPVLISKHLNVDENPDTPDASISVDVESVRDMVRKVRQVEEALGEGVNSVVVNSDGKMPAGALARRKSVVSARAIAAGELVTREHLAVKRESVPGSLHPWMLHYIVGATARENIPANTLLNLGMFRDFAAVDWRPEDIRKRRFGTAKNIV
- a CDS encoding FAD-dependent oxidoreductase, encoding MAETEANCDLCVIGAGPAGLTAALYASRAGLNTVVVSPTELSGMAAQAPVVANFPGQAEPIQGRDLVELIRRQAVAAGARHVIASVAGVDFSGEVKLVYAGREVLAAHEVIVATGAMAPAGRLPGEEEYQGRGVCYCTACDGPFYSGENVLVVGDDDQAVEEALNMSTIASSVHLVTGMPEVRVDPELLAALESAENISVRCGMKIQEILGDDDQVIGARFTGDQNEHVLEASGIFLYLRGAAPATEFLMDALETDAKGFIITDDLCRTAVSGVYAAGDVRSKQVRQMVVAAAEGATAALAAESHLRRRASVRLDRGNPGAKSGATE
- a CDS encoding zinc-binding dehydrogenase, coding for MRALHILGNGKVQIDEYPVPVPNENQVLVKVTASGVCGSEMGAVRGEKGMEMNAGHEVAGIIADPNGHAQWEEGDRVGVFTLQGCGKCRWCRIGKDTFCSEVGTPSSTHAEYCVSKAASMVKLDDDVSNPVAVLLCGDGLGVPYGATMRSGLEPGDITCVFGCGPVGLGMVLVQAFLGAKVIAVEPSKARRDLAMKMGAWQTIDPAATDDMVGLLKDMTDGWGPDKVYECAGRQDTLDVAMDATKPEGIIVCVGHGKQSIDPQRLIIKRNMRMMGNWVAHPAWYDDMLCMYQSGLDVDRLITGIYPPEQAQAAYDGMIDQTAGKVILTWE
- a CDS encoding alpha-L-fucosidase, which encodes MSERKRNWHEDVFYGIHYDLHARETDTNLGAELTPEHLEERLRRVGPDWIQCDCKGHAGWTSWPTEVGSTSPGVVKDALRIHRDVTRKLGIRLGMHYSGVWDTRAIELHPEWGRVNADGSRDPNNTCPLSGYRRELMIPQMLELIEKYDVDGFWVDGENWASAPCYCDDCIQEFSRRTGITEIPREPGQANWDDWLRFHRDLFVEHVTEYADACHSVKPDCCVCSNWMYTIRQPDPVRAPVDYLSGDYTWIWGADRAALEGRILDARGITWDLMAWDFCKAGEMRGEQPWTVKTAEHLKQEVAEVVALGGAVMLYEKPERSGWLVGWRHEILAEVAQFCRERQAAAFKTQTLPQAAILHLADTYYRHNAPLFNYAAAVDPIEGSLQALLETGRSTDILTEEIALERGCDYRLLVAPEQDGLSAQMVAFLEAFAESGGHVILSGGHLSRETPGLVGCTPREVGEPANLDPDTGPCYLEVNGRTVGVYGDWQAVEPGADTVAVAYKLANEEPAKDTTDAVIVTRRSVGKGTITAIHGPIFRNYFAGHYPWLRDFIANIVSDLGIDWAAEIDAPAQVELVLRRRPGQIVANLLNRGAGEMLMPRRVIVDYLPPVPDVGLRVKLAQEPKSVTVVPAGDRFEWSWADGVLTVTLDQVHIHSVVVIEE
- the rpsT gene encoding 30S ribosomal protein S20; this translates as MPQLPSMRKRLRQAQVRTERNRAKKKAMRLAIRKVLDAARANDADALAAAIPAAQKAIDKCAKVNAIHKNMAARRKSRMMKRVASLMSSG